ttgtactagagggcgctatattttttatattttttcttgaaagctgaggattttttacatttacttatctcgatatcagagatgttatttttttggttttttctttttcaaagttgaccgacagttcgaaaaaacaaattttcccccttttttccactacaaaaatttataacttttgaactactggatcgatttagatgatcgacatatcaaattgaagcttgtgATTTAGTTTTCTTagaaaaaatgttactttagtaaaaatttgtttctgtaattattgattgaattagttttccatagttttcttgATTGAAGAttgagggcgctatattttttttctggaaagctgagaattttttatatCATATACAGTTGAATTTCACTCGTTGGGCTATCTTTAGTTGGGCTTCGATTTAGTTGGGCTCCCGTTCGTTGGGCTATAGCCCAACTAAATCGAAGACAAACGTCAATTCTGACAACGTAAAATTGTTTTCGAGGGGCTCGTGGATGGTGTTTTtaggtttaaaataaattttaaatgaatcattgaaataaataaaatcgaatattattcaacaaaaacaatatttattttaaacgtttcaaacaaaattaaacaaaccacgtaaattcattttcaacaaaatggtaGAGTTCTTCAACATGCTCGTTTTAACCATTCAACTTCAGTGATTTTCGAACGTAGCGCGTTCAAACGGCATACTTCTGCAACATCATGCTTCATATAGCGAACTAGGCAATCAATTGACTTGATTGCATCGCCAAAATCAGGATCTCCGGTACTAGTAATGGAAGTATCAAACGAATTACTTCCATCTTCTGTGTCTACCAACCATTCTTCTTGCATTTCAGGTTGATCTTTCTTGAGAACTGATGACAAAATCTCGTCATCAGAGAACACTTCACTGGTTACCCAATCTGGATTATGATCAGCATCATACACCTGATCTTTGATCCACAGATCAATATCTTGCTCAGATGTTTTTGTTCCTGCCAAACTGTCAATCCTGGACACAAGCGCTTTGAAGTCATCATCGGCCACTTTCGAGTCTACATTAACAGGATGCTGCCGGCAAACCATCGATCAATTTCTTCCACGAATTACGTATAGTTTTTTCAGATATCTCCTCCCAAGAGGTTGCCAACCACGAAATACACTGTTGAAGATTAATCTTCTTCAATCGTTCTTCGAAACTAAAGAGGAAAGTACATAAATAAAACCTCAattagaatttgaatttaaattttgaaaaagcacagacgaaaaactatcgtgcgcatagttttgtgtttatatttggaattaattacaaaaatttaatgtttCATATTTGGAAATTTTCCATAAGTGTTCGTTTTCCAGAATTAATGCGAGCATCAGTTTTCTTTTATACTTTCGCTTGATTGCATTGATGACCGCTTAGTCCATCGGCTGGCATTCAGCAGTTACATTTGGTGGGAGGTAGATCACTTGAATCAGTCCATCGTCACTCTGTAGAGATTCGTCAACGTCATAATGACTGGTGCAATTATCAAGAACCAGCAATGCCTTTGGCTccaatcctctctcggccgaaAATTTTCGAACAGCGGGGACAAACTCTTCGTGGAACCATTGACGGAACAACAGTCTGGTCATCCAAGCCTTTTCGGAATGATTATATGAAACGGGAAGTTCTTCGATGTTGATTCCTCGTGGTTTTGCAGCAGTGCAAATGAAATACAACGGAAGCTTTAGGGAACCATCTATGTTGGAGCAAGGCATAAACGTATACCTTGTCTTGTTTTGCTTCCGTCCGCTTGCCACGGTCTCATCACAGGTAACGACAGAGCATGTGGCTAGGAGCTTGATGAACAAGGCAGATTCATCTGCATTAAAGACTTGGGATAGTGATAGCTGCATTTCCTGAATCTTCTTCTGTAGAACCTTCTTGAAATTTAGGTACGCTTCAACGTTTACCGATGCCTTTTCTCCTGTTACGGCTTTCACGCGCAATCCAAACCGCTGCTTAAAACGATGCATCCAGCCATCCGAAGCAGAAAAACCGTGCACCGCATAGAGCCCCCGGTCCTGGAACATCTTAAACAGCAGCTCCGCCTTTGCTTTAAGAATATCCACTGTCAACAAAATGTTGGACTGCCGCTGCTGTAAAATCCAGATGTAAAGAGCTTCTTCCAGCAAAGGGAACGTCTgctctttcaatgtttttcgattatttacacCATATTCCTTGAACTTGTCCACCGCCTCACGAATTGCTTCTTTCTTTTGGATTATTCTCGTGACCGTAGAAGATCctacgccgtacttcttcccaAGAAAGTCATGCTTCAAAATCTTCAATTATGCGAACCTTCTCCACCAGCGTCAGGAAATTGCTCCTCCGTTTCCGGTTAACGTTCGTACTGGATCCTTGCAAACCATCCATTTTGAGCCTGGCGATCGAAATGAACGTATATTAAATCTACGCTAATTTTAATATCAAACTTCATTAAGAACTTACCAATTAATCCAACCTAGAACGAAACTCAACCACGAATGAAATAAACGTCAGTGGTGTGAAAACTTTTCTGCGTTTCCCATAACAACAAACAATCGGTGTGACCCTCGATCGATTTTCGACTTTGACAGTTCAGCCCAACGAGTGAAAGTCTTTCACAAATTGGGCTAAGAGCTTAGTGCAACGAGTGAAATTCGACTGTATCTCGATACCGaagatgcaatttttttcgttccattaaggttctgaactactaGGGTGTCATcggttcaccaagaaaataattgttcaggaattttgtgtgtcatttggtTTTCCATAACAGTAACAAACCTGTCCCCACCAAGGATGGAAGTAAAGCTAATCGAGACTGGAAATAGAAAGGGCTTCCGCTGAGAAGAACACAaatcggagataagtgtgtgtatgtgtatcgTGTGTATCggagtgtgtgtgtatgttcattgtattgcttcaagccatcgatatatggctttgtgtgcgtacgtgcgtgcttcataacccgtatgtacaaatagcatcttcgctacgctgataccccatttgtatctgctccagtgtgcattggccctgtcgcgAAGCAACAGTCATCTAATATTTATATGTTACTAGCTGAcctgacaaacttcgtcccgtcctaaatttatttttcgatatAACATCCACATTTTCTTGCTAAGCAcatgttcatgagtccaatcgcaaaactgttaattgattgatccTACCctttaacattattttttactataaaatttcagtacttctaccaaaactcgacattataatttcagattattttcaaacaaaattctcgtgcaagatttctcatccacttgcaattaacatgtttctccgttacatggaataaatgtttgatacagaacatataatagaatgaagacagctctgAATCGGACtatttctttctcgagttttgctcttatcaacacattcggtaacccattttttttatatagatagatagaagacgatataggagtgcgttttatcacattaaaatccatttccactttcgaacgaagatcaatttcgttaccgcaaacatcaaatggcctAACAATGCTTTTTAATATGTAATattagaacacatgcgaattgaatttttcgaattttcctattttccttcagagttttccgaaaatcttcaattatcatgtttggttgaaatatgtgcatttttatgggaccccttttcatttccagaggaggaaggggtatcataccatcatagaaacatttctcgtacccaaaaaccctcacatcccgaatttggctccgtttgcttgatcagttctcgagttatgcagaaatttgtgtttcatttgtatgggagcccccctttagaaAGGGGTGAGGAGTGTCGAATTATCATAgcaacgtttatcgatccctaaaacctctatatgctaagtttgattagttctcgagttgttcagcaccctcccccctctttagagaggggaaatgAGTGTcaaccatttattgcaccctaaaacctccatatgtctaattttgtttcagtttcttgattaattctcgagttatgcagaaatttgtgtttcatttgtatggcagccatccctaagagagaggggaagTCGTTCCATAACTAcagatcccttgccaaatcatcaacttACGGGTAAATTTATCTGCGTAAACAAATTTTAACCTACCCTACGCTTGACAAGATAAAATTTGTTACCGACTCTTTgtccaaaaatccatttttacgtaccctatgatcagaaagtaccgggatttttaaaacaaaacgaAATACAGTTAAATTTCAcgcaaatttattttatctttaTCAAAAACCGATtcatctgaagcaacacacatttgtcaacgcttgacccagtcctccatgcatccctggtaggccAAGGAAAGGATGGTTTTTAGTTTCCTCGTCACATTCTCTTTGATCtcatcgatcgactgaaatcttttTCCACGAAGTGGTAACTTCAActagggaaacaaaaaaaaatcgcacgggACCATCAGGTGAATATGGTGCTTACTCGGtgatttttatttgatgtttggtcaaataattcagtacaattctggctcggtgcgatggcgcgttattatcatgcaaaatccaagaattgtcgGCCCACATTTCTAGTCGTTGGCGACGTACAGCATCTCTCAAACGCTTCAAAACGGATAAataatattctttgttgactGTCTAGTCCGGTGGAAGGTACTAATAGTGTTATACCCGTTGACAATCGAAGAAAAATAATGTCTGTGTTATTGAAAGGCAATTTTTGTGCTGGAATGAAAGAGCTTGCCAGTCTGGTTTACACTAAAGTAAATATGGCATAGACCGCGCATCGTACGAACACAGTTTCAGCAATcgtaaattgattgaaaattgtcTGCGTTCTAAAATGAACCAAGACCGACTCAAAGGCTTGGCATTTTTTTCGATCGAGAATGAATCGTTAGCAGAACttgatttaaatgcaattatttTGCTTCAGTTAAAGCACGCAAGGCAAAGATTTGACTAGAGAATAAGTGAAGCTGGTAATGATTTTGTGATCTTTGGTATAAGTGAGTAGCTttctcaaaatatcagaaactcaaagttagtgaaaaaatcgaataaagtggtattttttgggacgcattttcatagtttgccggggcgctgtctaccctcactacgtcgctgtactggtgcaacaagtatataatcacCTGTAACCGAGTgttttgtcactttttttttgcttgagcagtggtcttaatgccttgtccgacactgtatgcatacagattgtatttagctgtgggtatattcttgaatggccAAACTTCagaagtatgaaaaaaaaatttttttttcaaatttctagactaaaaTACTTACTGCTTTAATGGCCGTGGAGTCTCGTGCTGTATCCAGGTATCATTTCCATTCAACTCTATTCAACTCTATTTATCACTCGCAAGGCCACTTCGATCTGGTCAAGCCATCCTTACGACGTGTCCGGTACACCGTAATCTACTTACTTTTTCAGATTCTCTCCAAGCAGCGTACGCGTACACATCGTGGCCTCGTACCATAGACAATTCACAACATTTTCCGTTCAAAGATTCCAAGTGCGTTCATGGTTTTccaactagaggcgaatgaactgaaaagtttaattcATCAGTCATGGTTTCCAACGAGCAGTGTGGTTGTCTCGATTTAATTTAAAGATTTTTCAGAGAGGAAAATCGCATCACCCTTCCTCCAACCAACTTCTCGTTTTGTCACAGGGCTTTCTCATTATTCACTAACTAGCGAACGTGCTCATCCATGTTTTATTTAGCTTCAGTACGAATCTTCTTAGAACATAAATTATGGAACGAACATGTTTGTTATCATTTTCTTCCTCCAATAATAATTGTTTCGCACAGACCTCAACAATTGATGATTTGCTGCCGTTGGTGGtgatatttttcgaatttaaatCTAGCAAAAAACGAAGTGAACTGAACCATATAAACCAAGTGAAAAGATTACGATTTTCGAATTTCCTATCGaacactcttttttgtagaactTGAGCTACAGTTTAGGGTGTATTGTAGAGCTTGTTATTCAATTTCCCGGAAAACAGCACACGTTGTTCACTCGGTTAACTGAACGCAATTCCCAGTGGAATTTGATATTCTCCGAAAACAGTacttttgatgatgatgaacttCCACTTTTTATAATCTTTGAAAACAGTGCTTAGTAATAAAATAGAAACACCGTAGAAGCTTGATTGGGAACAGAAAATCGACtataaaatcaatgttcaaTGCATCCGCTGTTTTCATTTCCTGTTGTAGCTATGTTAGAAAAGTGTTTGAATCTAGAAAACTACGGAAAAGCTTTGAATTGCTCGAACTGTCTATGTAATGGCTAGTGGTGCTGCAGGTCTATGTAAATCTAGGTGCTTTTGAAAACTAAGGTTCCAGTGTATGCGAACCCTATCCGAACCTAACCGGCTTCGCAATATATGCACAAGGTAAAACGGCAAATGGCAGCAATCAACATCATCTGATGCTCATCGCACTCCAAAAGGTCCAGCCTTTTAGCTGGAGCAGCTTTTTTGCTATGCTTCGTACGTTGTCATAAACACAATAAGTTTAGTGACCGATACATATATCATTAAACAATAAACTTTGTTAATTAACACTAAatagaaatggaaaaaatatataatgtttgtttttctaTATATCAATTCGAAGATTCAAACTCAAGGGTTTACCCATCTTATATACTGGGTTCaccgaaaaaaatattccgcAAAAGACGAGCGTGCGTCGTTCGCTTCCTAGAAAAGATACAAATATTAGAATTTGGCTGTGTGAGCAGTTTCAAACTTGTCCTTTTTATGTTTGAACACatataaaacatcgaaaaaagttTGATAGTTACACTCGGGGACAATTTTATGTCCATCTGCAAGTTTCTTCACATGTTGGTTTTCTTCATCTGTTGTTTCtacgcaatttaaaaaaaatgttttcgctgCATTATGTATGCTCAATGTACACTGATTCACACATTTTAGCGCTATAGAAGTGGAAGATAGTTTtatcgtaattttttttccacgaGGTAACATCTCCAATGTGGCTAGTGTGTGTTGTAACAATTTATGAACGTTGAAAGTATTACGCTGAACTAAACTCGTTGTAAAAAGTAATATTTCTGAATATAGTGGGTATCAGTATTCCCTTAATATATCAGTGTTTTGTGTGTTATTTTTGTGTTATTTTCGTAACCCTACAAAGTGTCCTTTCCACCTTACACATAACAGTTAAAATGGAGAGAAAGTTTGCGCATTCCTGTCGCAAATGATTTCTAAAGCTGTCTTGCACTTCATCTTTCTACCCATGCTTTCTGTAtacattgttatttttttcttttttacctCCTGAATGTGTACATTCTCAAAATACGCTTTCCAACATCTATGCAAATATTTATGGTTTGTTTTGTAAGTTTCATTTTGCTAAGCATATTCCCTAAAAAGTTGGCTGTCCTTTGACAATCGTTTTTTACCTCACTCTCACACACTAGTAAAATTCTCATTTCACGCTTTCCCATTTTGTCATTCCAGCTAACGTATCCTCGAATAGTTATCATTCTCCGCGAACGAGAGAAGTGTGTACGGTAACATTCTGTCAGCGCATTCATTGTTTTCTGTACTGATCACACATAATTACGTTTTTTGCTGCTTATACTGCAGATAAAATGTTACTAGCTCGaatagaaaagaaaaaagatgTCTAACTAATATAATTTTTGCAGGCTGCATTTCATTTTGTCTACTCTCAATATACAACACGTTAAGTGAGAACGCGTCAGCAGTCACTCTACAATAATTGTATTACACAGATTGTTCTATTATTCCAGATATACACTAATAATAGTTTTACGATAACAGTAAGAGAACTGCTGTAAAGTCGCGACACCCTCAAATTGCGCGCCTATTATCCGCTACAACGTAGAACATGTCTGCTTCCATATCTAGCAGGATGATGAATGATCAGCGAAAAAAAGGTATAATGTCAAAATGTGCTCATCGTTCACTAACGTCTAAGTTAAGTAAATACGTGGCGAAACCCATGCCAACAAACAGAAGAACTTATGCTTAGAGATTAAGCAACAGCTAGTAGAATAATTGCCGTTTGTTAATCGAACTAAAACATTCtaatttttgaataatatttgtttttgtATAACATGGGCTTTTTTGTGTCCTTGATTTGTTTCGTTAACACATACAGTTTTCCACCTTTTGATTCTCTGTTGTTTTTACTCCAGCATAGCACATATAGGTGAGCGATTTCCGGCGATTCAACCGGCATCAAGCTCCGCAAAATACATTTAGACCGATAGCGAAACGAAGCTGTTGTACTGGGTGATGTTTCGTTTGAGGATGTCAGCGCACAGTCCCAGCACCCGCTCGAAACGGGCCCGGTCCAGTTTGACACACTTGAGCGGTCCTCGGGCGATTACGGTGGC
The Toxorhynchites rutilus septentrionalis strain SRP chromosome 2, ASM2978413v1, whole genome shotgun sequence genome window above contains:
- the LOC129766755 gene encoding tigger transposable element-derived protein 2-like, producing the protein MDGLQGSSTNVNRKRRSNFLTLVEKKYGVGSSTVTRIIQKKEAIREAVDKFKEYGVNNRKTLKEQTFPLLEEALYIWILQQRQSNILLTVDILKAKAELLFKMFQDRGLYAVHGFSASDGWMHRFKQRFGLRVKAVTGEKASVNVEAYLNFKKVLQKKIQEMQLSLSQVFNADESALFIKLLATCSVVTCDETVASGRKQNKTRYTFMPCSNIDGSLKLPLYFICTAAKPRGINIEELPVSYNHSEKAWMTRLLFRQWFHEEFVPAVRKFSAERGLEPKALLVLDNCTSHYDVDESLQSDDGLIQVIYLPPNVTAECQPMD